The genomic DNA TGCTTTAATTGGTCCAATATTAGAAGATAATTTAGGAAAAATAACAAAAACATTAGCAACAAAAGGGTATAGTGAGTTAGAATACATAAAAATTGAATAAACTTAAATTTTTTTTGACAAAAACTTTAAAATGTCACTCAATTCATCATCTATCTTTTCAAAATTTAGTTTATGTTCATTTTCTGTTAAGCCTAACAGTTCATGATTACGATAATGAATCCAAGTGTTTACTTCTGTATTTGAATACTTATTCACATAATAATCGGGCTCATATTTTACATCCCCTCTATGTTTATAATCATAAACAGCAATTTTAATATTTTGACTATCTATTCCTCTATTTAGAACCTCTTCCTTCAAATACATAATTGTACGACCAGTATCAAAAATATCATCAACAAATAAAACATTATCCCCTGTTCTTAAATATTTAGGGTCATAAGTCCATCCATCTATCATTATCTTTTTCTGATCATTATAAACATCATAAGATCTTGCTACAACAGCAGCATAAAGAAGGGGTTTTTCAATCTTAATAAATTTAAAGAATTCACTAATAATATTACCAAGATAAGCCCCTCCTCTTAAAGAGACATAAATAATATCAGGAATAAATCCATCTTTATATATTTTATAAGCAAGCTTGATTCCATTTATTCTTATTTCTTCATAAGAAATGAACTTTTTCTTCAACACAACACCTCAGAAAATACATAAAAATTAATATTTACACAAAAAATCATTACATGTCACTCCTATTAATCTTATTTACTATTAAAATCAAAAAGTCTTACAAGAATAAACTCATCCCCTACTCAATCTCTTAATTTATATCAGATAAGCTTTTAAATTAATTATCTATTATAACTCAAATTGAGTTACTTAAACATAAAACTCAAAAAAATATATAAAATTGAATAGACCTAAAGAACTAAATCTCTAAGTCTATTTATCAAAATAAATTTTATTAGAAAGAGACTTTTAAAGTTTGACCACCTCTTAATATACTATAAGTATTTTTCCCAAATTCAATTGCATCATAAAAATCCCTTAAACTCTTAATATTTTTTGAATTAACAGCTGTAATTACATCCCCTGTTGAAATTTTAGCACTCTTCCCTAAACTCTTATCAACATTATCAACAACAACTCCATTGATCCAATTTCTTAACCCAAGTTGTGCTTTAGCATCACTAGTTAAAGGATAAACAACAAACCCTGGCACCAATTTGCCGTTTGATAAAATCTCCTTATCATCCGGTCTCACAGCAAGTACAACTTCTATTTTTTTCGTCTCTCCCTTTCTTAAAACCTCAATTTCAACCTTTTCTCCCGCATAAAAATCACTAAGATAATGTACAACATCTTGAGAAATATTCATTGCTACCCCATTTACCTTGCTAACTATATCACCCGGCTTAAGTCCCACTTTTAAAGCAGGTGAACCCACATAAATATTTACAATCATTGCAGATGAGACAGATTCATCATCATAACCTAAGCTTTTAAGAACTTCCATATCTTTTTCTCTATAATTATAAAAAGAAACCCCAAGCCAAGCTGATTCAATCTTCTTTCCACTAATAAAAGCATCCACAATATTTTTAGCGTTATTAATAGGAACAGCAAATCCAAGTCCAACATTGCCTCCAGAAGGAGAAGATATCCATGTATTAATACCAATAACTTCACCCCTAATATTTACAAGAGGCCCTCCAGAATTACCACGATTAATGGCTGCATCTGTCTGTATAAATAAATTTCTCGCCTTCAAATTAGGATTTGCTGAACGATGAAGACCGCTTACAATACCTGCAGTAACCGTAAAACTAAATTGATGAGGGCTTCCAACGGCTATAACCCAGTCCCCTACCTCAAGTCCATCGCTATCCCCAAGTTCAGCTATTCTAATTTCTGAATCATCAGCCTCAAAACTAATAAGTGCAAGATCCTTTTTATCATCCTTACCTACCAGTTTTGATTTATAAGTCTTATTACCATAAGTTCCAATTTCAAATTCAATAGCCTTATCTACAACATGGCTATTTGTAAGAACATAAAATAAATTTGACTTCTTAGAATCTTTTCCAATTATTATCCCAGAACCAGCCCATTTAGCTTTCCTTTCAATATTAAATCCTGGCATATCAAAAAAGAAAAAATGAAAAGGATCTCTTTCCTTAATTACTCCAGTAGCATAAACTTCTACCGTAGACGGCAAAATTTTCTTAGAAGCTTTTCTAAAAGAATTTTGAAAAGATTCTAGAGCATCTCCTTTCTCTTGTGCAAAAACAATAGTATTTTTATCAGGTCTTAAATAGTGTATTCCAATAACAAATCCAATACCTAAAGCTAAAAAACTAACACAAAATATAGAAAAAAAATTTTTCTTCACTTTAAACACCTCCATATTATTCAATCAAATCTTTTAAATAACTCTTACTTAACATTCATTAAATTTTACTTAAAATTAAAGGAACACCATCAACTACAGCAACAGTATGCTCAAAATGAGCAGAACAACTAAAATCAGATGCAAAAACTGTCCAACCATCCTTCTTAACAGAAACTTTATGGCCCCCTAAATTCACCATTGGTTCAATTGCCAATACCATTCCTTCCTGAATTCTAACATTCTTAAAAAAAGGAGCATAATAATTAGGCACACTTGGCTCTTCATGTAAAGCAAAGCCAACCCCATGACCTGTGTAATCTCTAACTATTCCAAACCCAAATGGTTTAATATAATTTTCTATAGCTCTTGATATATCTAAAATTCGATTACCAACCTTCATCTCCGAAATTCCTCTATAAAGAGCCTCTTCTGTTACCTCTAATAATTTACTAATCTCAGGTTTCACTCGGCCTACCTTGAAAGTCTTAGCCATGTCACTGTAAAACCCATCCAAAATAACCCCACAATCAATACTAACAACATCACCTTTCCTAAGCTTTCTTACGCCTGGAATTCCATGAATAACTTCTTCATTTACAGAAGCACAAATAACGCCCTTAAACCCATTATACCCTTTAAAAGCAGGCTTAGCTCCATTACTAGCAATAAAACTGCTAGCAACAGCATCAAGGTCTTTAGTACTCATTCCAGGAACAATATTTTGTTCAACCTCTAAAAGAGTTTGAGCTAAAAGTTTCGCCGATGCCTTTATTTTCTCAATATCTTTTCTACTCTTTAACCTTAAACCCAAATTTATTTTCTTTCCTTAAATACTTCTATCATATTCATATAAACTTTACTCTCATTGGTTTCATAAAAACTATGAGAAGTTAAAATAGATTCTCGTCCTTCTTCAAATTTACCTAAATAAAGATAATTAATACCCCTCTTTAAATATACCTTTGCTACACTCTCTCGTTCTTCCAAACTCATTCTATTCTTATCATCTAGATTAAAAGGCAAAAAAGAAACCGCTTTCTTAAAACATCCTTCAGCTTCCTTATAATCTTTTTGATAAAATTGCAAAATTCCAAGATTATAATACACACCATACAAATGCTTACCTACTTGATTCTCAAAAATTACCTTTTCTGAAGAATTTAAGTCTTTCTTTAGAAAATCATAATAAAACTTATAAAAGTAATACCAATTATGTGCATCATCAACAGGATTATAAATCTTAAAAAATAAATCCAAGTCCTTTAGGTCAGAATACAGAAGTAAATTCCAAGACAAAAGTTGTGCAATATCAGAACTATAATTTGACCTATAAAATAAACGCCACAAAAAAGATTTCTTAGCCTCGTAATCAAGGTTTGAATAATTTAATACAAAGTAAAGCTTAAAAAATAAAGGATCGTCCTTATACTTTTTTGCAATTTCATTTGCATTAAAATAATCATTAGCTTCAAAATATGTACTAGCTAAATAATAATTCATTACTTTATTATCTTTAAACTTTTCATTCGCTTTATTTAAATAAGCAATCGCTCGTTTGAGGTCATTCTCCTTCTTAGCAATAAATGCCAATCCAAGATAAATCATCATACTGTAATCAGGAAACCTAGTATAAAGTTTTAAATATTCAGCCTTAGCTTTATAAAGATCACCCTTCTTAAGATATGCATCTGCTAGTAAAAACATCAAACTCGGTTCATTATTATCATCAATAAGCTTAAGGTTGGCAATAGTAAAATCCAAATTATCAAGACCATAAGAAATATAAGCAAGTTCCTTAGCAAAATCTTTATCTTCTTTTATTTTTAAAAGTATTTCCTTGGCAGAAGATAAATCTTTATTCTCTATATATAAAAGCATTGCATTAATTAAAAACGCATTATTCCTAAGATTTAAACCTATGTTCTTAAAAATAGAAGCATCCTTTTCTTTTTCTATCTTTTTTAAAAAATCTTTAACACTTTTTAAATTATCATTCAAAGTTAAACTTTTAATAAAAGCTTCATCATACAAGTATTTATATTCTTCATGTTCAAAAAGATATTGCTGTGCAATATCACAAGCCTCTGTAACAGAGCCCACTTTTAATTTAGAATATACTTCAAGAGCCCTAAGCTTTAAATTGCCAGGCAAACTCTTAACTCCTAGCTCAACAATATCTCTCATTAATAAATAATCCTTAATTTTAAGAGAATAAAGCTTTACTCTCTTAATTAAAGAAATCCATTTAAACTCAGTATCCGCATAAGATGAAGATAATCTTATTACTCTCTCAGCACCGTATAAATTATTTTTCAAAAGATGATTATCAACTTCCACAATAAGCTCATTAAAATCTCTTTGACCCTTTAACATATATAAAATATATGGATTTGAGTTAAAATAAAAAACACCTAATACAAGAATGATTAAAAATGTAAAAACAAACATCAATTTTTTATTTATTC from Borrelia turcica IST7 includes the following:
- a CDS encoding Do family serine endopeptidase, with the translated sequence MKKNFFSIFCVSFLALGIGFVIGIHYLRPDKNTIVFAQEKGDALESFQNSFRKASKKILPSTVEVYATGVIKERDPFHFFFFDMPGFNIERKAKWAGSGIIIGKDSKKSNLFYVLTNSHVVDKAIEFEIGTYGNKTYKSKLVGKDDKKDLALISFEADDSEIRIAELGDSDGLEVGDWVIAVGSPHQFSFTVTAGIVSGLHRSANPNLKARNLFIQTDAAINRGNSGGPLVNIRGEVIGINTWISSPSGGNVGLGFAVPINNAKNIVDAFISGKKIESAWLGVSFYNYREKDMEVLKSLGYDDESVSSAMIVNIYVGSPALKVGLKPGDIVSKVNGVAMNISQDVVHYLSDFYAGEKVEIEVLRKGETKKIEVVLAVRPDDKEILSNGKLVPGFVVYPLTSDAKAQLGLRNWINGVVVDNVDKSLGKSAKISTGDVITAVNSKNIKSLRDFYDAIEFGKNTYSILRGGQTLKVSF
- a CDS encoding tetratricopeptide repeat protein; translation: MRINKKLMFVFTFLIILVLGVFYFNSNPYILYMLKGQRDFNELIVEVDNHLLKNNLYGAERVIRLSSSYADTEFKWISLIKRVKLYSLKIKDYLLMRDIVELGVKSLPGNLKLRALEVYSKLKVGSVTEACDIAQQYLFEHEEYKYLYDEAFIKSLTLNDNLKSVKDFLKKIEKEKDASIFKNIGLNLRNNAFLINAMLLYIENKDLSSAKEILLKIKEDKDFAKELAYISYGLDNLDFTIANLKLIDDNNEPSLMFLLADAYLKKGDLYKAKAEYLKLYTRFPDYSMMIYLGLAFIAKKENDLKRAIAYLNKANEKFKDNKVMNYYLASTYFEANDYFNANEIAKKYKDDPLFFKLYFVLNYSNLDYEAKKSFLWRLFYRSNYSSDIAQLLSWNLLLYSDLKDLDLFFKIYNPVDDAHNWYYFYKFYYDFLKKDLNSSEKVIFENQVGKHLYGVYYNLGILQFYQKDYKEAEGCFKKAVSFLPFNLDDKNRMSLEERESVAKVYLKRGINYLYLGKFEEGRESILTSHSFYETNESKVYMNMIEVFKERK
- a CDS encoding phosphoribosyltransferase, translated to MLKKKFISYEEIRINGIKLAYKIYKDGFIPDIIYVSLRGGAYLGNIISEFFKFIKIEKPLLYAAVVARSYDVYNDQKKIMIDGWTYDPKYLRTGDNVLFVDDIFDTGRTIMYLKEEVLNRGIDSQNIKIAVYDYKHRGDVKYEPDYYVNKYSNTEVNTWIHYRNHELLGLTENEHKLNFEKIDDELSDILKFLSKKI
- the map gene encoding type I methionyl aminopeptidase, with the protein product MGLRLKSRKDIEKIKASAKLLAQTLLEVEQNIVPGMSTKDLDAVASSFIASNGAKPAFKGYNGFKGVICASVNEEVIHGIPGVRKLRKGDVVSIDCGVILDGFYSDMAKTFKVGRVKPEISKLLEVTEEALYRGISEMKVGNRILDISRAIENYIKPFGFGIVRDYTGHGVGFALHEEPSVPNYYAPFFKNVRIQEGMVLAIEPMVNLGGHKVSVKKDGWTVFASDFSCSAHFEHTVAVVDGVPLILSKI